The Mesorhizobium koreense genome includes a window with the following:
- a CDS encoding hydantoinase B/oxoprolinase family protein — MGGRWDFWIDRGGTFTDVIGRDPEGGLHPRKLLSENPEAYRDAAIQGIRDLLGVAAGESIPSDQIRDIKMGTTVATNALLERKGDRVALLITRGFRDALRIAYQARPDIFAKEIILPEQLYERVIEIDERVRADGTVEKALDLKSARAAIEAAKRDGIDAVAIVFMHAWKFADHEVEAELLCKEVGFTQISVSHKTSPLIKLVGRGDTTVVDAYLSPILSRYVQRVAEELGVGKVSAEGRKSNRTSAGQAAPAEASPKGGAAVSPRLMFMMSSGGLTAADMFQGKDALLSGPAGGVVGMVETARLAGFDQVIGFDMGGTSTDVAHYDGEYERAFDTEVAGVRVRAPMMRIHTVAAGGGSILHYEDGRFQAGPDSAGANPGPACYRRGGPLAVTDANLMLGKLQPDFFPSIFGPNQDQPLDRKIVEEKFRKLAEEIGDGRSPESVAEGFITIAVENMANAIKKISVQRGYDVTRYLLNCFGGAGGQHACLVADALGMETVLIHPFSGLLSAYGIGLAVVSASRQQALLKPLADASLPAIREMIADLGSQVLAELDGQGIEKTDVAEHAVLHIRYDGTDSSLPVGFDHGSITEAKKAFETAHKAQFGFIYDDKPMVVEAVGVEGTDSREHGRDESDQPSVGAEPKPVEKRALFTEGGNREAGIFRRADLSAGNHVTGPALIIEGHQTIVVEPGWQAEITTKDHVLLRRIEKKRRQAALGTEADPVMLEVFNNLFMSIAEQMGVTLQNTAYSVNIKERLDFSCAVFDRDGALVANAPHMPVHLGSMDRSVEAIIRLNEGDIHPGDVFALNAPYNGGTHLPDITVVTPVFDAAGKEILFYTASRGHHADVGGTAPGSMTPLATTVDEEGVLIDNFRLVERGRFREKELHDLLTNHPYPARNPVQNIADLKAQIAANEKGVAELRKMVVHFGLDVVEAYMGHVQDNAAESVRRVLERLPDSSEYEYATDTGQVIKVKITVDREKREATVDFTGTSPVMKNNFNAPEPVARAAVLYAFRVMVEGSIPMNAGCLRPINIIIPDGCMLRPAYPAAVVAGNVETSQHVTNAMFGAMGALANAQGTMNNLTYGNEKYQYYETICSGSPAGRMNDGHGFNGTSGVHTHMTNSRLTDPEILELRFPVLLEDFHIREGSGGKGKWHAGDGTRRTVRFLEKMECAILSSHRNRPPEGIEGGGHGEAGKTEVRRLDGTVETLKACDQTVLEAGEAVIVTTPTSGGFGKA; from the coding sequence ATGGGCGGACGCTGGGATTTCTGGATCGATCGGGGCGGCACCTTCACCGACGTGATCGGCCGCGATCCCGAAGGCGGGCTGCATCCGCGCAAGCTGCTTTCCGAAAATCCGGAAGCCTATCGCGACGCCGCCATCCAGGGTATCCGCGACCTGCTCGGCGTCGCGGCAGGCGAATCGATCCCCTCGGACCAGATCCGCGACATCAAGATGGGCACGACGGTTGCAACCAACGCGCTTCTGGAGCGTAAGGGCGACCGCGTCGCGCTTCTCATCACGCGTGGCTTCCGCGACGCGCTCCGGATCGCCTATCAGGCTCGGCCCGACATCTTCGCCAAGGAGATCATCCTTCCCGAACAGCTCTACGAGCGCGTCATCGAGATCGACGAGCGCGTGCGTGCCGATGGAACGGTCGAAAAGGCCCTCGATCTCAAAAGCGCCCGCGCGGCCATCGAAGCCGCAAAGCGCGACGGTATCGATGCAGTGGCGATCGTCTTCATGCATGCCTGGAAATTCGCCGACCATGAGGTCGAGGCCGAGCTTCTGTGCAAGGAGGTCGGCTTCACGCAGATTTCGGTCAGCCATAAGACATCGCCGCTGATCAAGCTGGTCGGCCGCGGCGACACCACCGTTGTCGACGCCTATCTCTCACCGATCCTGTCGAGATATGTGCAGCGTGTGGCGGAGGAACTGGGCGTAGGCAAAGTATCGGCCGAAGGCCGCAAGTCCAACCGGACGTCGGCCGGTCAGGCCGCCCCAGCGGAGGCCAGCCCGAAGGGCGGTGCGGCCGTGAGCCCGAGACTGATGTTCATGATGTCGTCGGGCGGGCTCACCGCCGCCGATATGTTCCAGGGCAAGGACGCTCTTCTGTCCGGCCCGGCCGGCGGCGTTGTCGGCATGGTCGAGACGGCAAGGCTCGCCGGCTTCGACCAGGTGATCGGCTTCGACATGGGCGGCACCTCGACCGACGTCGCCCATTATGACGGCGAATACGAGCGCGCCTTCGATACTGAGGTCGCCGGCGTGCGCGTGCGCGCGCCGATGATGCGCATCCACACGGTTGCCGCCGGCGGCGGCTCGATACTGCATTACGAGGACGGACGCTTCCAGGCCGGCCCGGATTCGGCAGGCGCCAATCCCGGTCCCGCCTGTTACCGTCGCGGCGGACCGCTGGCCGTCACCGACGCGAACCTGATGCTCGGAAAGCTGCAACCCGACTTCTTCCCCTCGATCTTCGGCCCGAACCAGGACCAGCCTCTCGACAGGAAGATCGTGGAGGAAAAGTTCCGCAAGCTGGCCGAAGAGATCGGCGACGGCCGCTCGCCGGAATCCGTGGCCGAAGGCTTCATCACCATCGCCGTCGAGAACATGGCCAACGCCATCAAGAAGATCTCGGTGCAGCGCGGCTACGACGTGACGCGCTATCTCCTGAACTGCTTCGGCGGCGCGGGCGGCCAGCACGCCTGCCTCGTGGCCGATGCGCTCGGCATGGAGACGGTGTTGATCCATCCCTTCTCCGGCCTGCTTTCCGCCTACGGCATCGGGCTCGCCGTCGTGTCGGCCTCGCGCCAACAGGCGCTCCTGAAGCCGCTTGCGGACGCCTCGCTTCCAGCCATTCGGGAAATGATCGCCGATCTCGGCAGCCAGGTACTTGCCGAACTCGACGGCCAGGGCATCGAGAAGACGGACGTGGCGGAGCATGCCGTCCTGCACATCCGCTACGACGGCACCGACAGTTCGCTACCCGTCGGCTTCGATCACGGTTCGATCACGGAGGCGAAAAAAGCCTTCGAGACGGCGCACAAGGCACAGTTCGGCTTCATCTACGACGACAAGCCGATGGTGGTCGAGGCTGTCGGCGTCGAAGGAACCGATAGCCGCGAGCACGGCCGCGACGAGAGCGACCAACCGAGTGTCGGCGCGGAACCGAAACCGGTCGAGAAACGCGCCCTCTTCACCGAAGGCGGGAACCGCGAGGCCGGCATCTTCCGCCGCGCCGACCTTTCCGCCGGCAATCACGTCACCGGCCCGGCGCTCATCATCGAGGGCCACCAGACGATCGTCGTCGAGCCCGGCTGGCAGGCGGAGATCACAACAAAGGATCACGTGCTTCTGCGCCGGATCGAGAAGAAGCGGCGGCAGGCGGCGCTCGGCACCGAAGCGGACCCGGTGATGCTGGAGGTCTTCAACAACCTCTTCATGTCGATCGCCGAGCAGATGGGCGTGACGCTGCAGAACACCGCCTATTCCGTCAACATCAAGGAGCGGCTCGATTTCTCCTGCGCGGTGTTCGATCGCGACGGTGCTCTGGTGGCGAACGCGCCGCATATGCCGGTGCATCTCGGCTCGATGGATCGCTCGGTCGAGGCCATCATCCGGCTGAACGAAGGCGACATCCATCCCGGCGACGTCTTCGCGCTGAACGCGCCGTATAACGGCGGCACGCATCTTCCCGACATCACGGTGGTGACGCCGGTCTTCGATGCGGCCGGGAAGGAAATCCTGTTCTATACCGCCTCGCGCGGACACCACGCCGATGTCGGCGGCACGGCGCCGGGCTCGATGACGCCACTTGCCACCACGGTGGACGAGGAAGGGGTGCTGATCGACAATTTCCGGCTCGTCGAACGCGGCCGCTTCCGTGAGAAGGAGTTACACGACCTTCTCACGAACCACCCCTACCCTGCCCGCAACCCGGTCCAGAACATCGCCGATCTCAAGGCGCAGATCGCCGCCAACGAAAAGGGCGTGGCCGAACTCCGGAAAATGGTCGTGCATTTCGGGCTCGACGTGGTGGAAGCCTATATGGGCCACGTGCAGGACAATGCGGCCGAGAGCGTGCGCCGCGTGCTGGAGCGTCTGCCGGACAGTTCCGAATACGAATATGCGACCGATACCGGCCAGGTGATCAAGGTGAAGATAACGGTCGATCGCGAGAAGCGGGAGGCAACTGTCGATTTCACCGGCACCTCGCCGGTGATGAAGAACAATTTCAACGCGCCGGAACCGGTGGCGCGGGCGGCGGTTCTCTACGCCTTCCGCGTCATGGTGGAAGGCTCGATCCCGATGAATGCGGGATGCCTGAGGCCGATCAATATCATCATCCCCGATGGCTGCATGCTGCGTCCCGCCTACCCGGCGGCCGTCGTGGCCGGCAATGTCGAGACCTCGCAGCACGTCACCAATGCGATGTTCGGCGCCATGGGTGCGCTGGCGAATGCGCAAGGCACCATGAACAACCTCACCTACGGCAATGAAAAATATCAGTATTACGAGACGATCTGCTCGGGCTCGCCGGCCGGCCGCATGAATGACGGGCACGGCTTCAACGGCACGTCGGGGGTCCACACCCATATGACCAACTCGCGCCTGACCGACCCGGAAATCCTGGAACTGCGCTTTCCCGTGTTGCTCGAGGATTTCCATATCCGCGAGGGCTCCGGCGGCAAGGGCAAGTGGCACGCGGGCGACGGCACGCGCCGCACCGTCCGCTTCCTCGAAAAGATGGAATGCGCCATCCTCTCATCGCACCGCAACCGCCCGCCAGAAGGCATAGAGGGCGGCGGCCACGGCGAGGCCGGCAAGACCGAGGTGCGCCGCCTCGACGGCACGGTCGAGACGCTGAAGGCCTGCGACCAGACCGTTCTCGAAGCCGGCGAGGCGGTTATCGTCACCACGCCGACATCGGGAGGATTCGGGAAGGCGTAG
- a CDS encoding DnaJ family molecular chaperone: MSIWTRIGDIVSRVSGTALSNALEAVRTLFAGDPELRRRVAFSVAMIALSAKMAKADGIVTQNEIRAFRQIFLVPENEARNVARLYDIAKQDIAGYEVYAERLAGMCGSGHPNCAMLEDILDGLFHIAKADGMVHEREVAFLRRISEIFEISPDHFESILARHADIGEADPYKVLGVGRDASFEEIRKHYRLLVRENHPDRAIARGLPEEFVAIASTRVAALNAAYEVIEKGRRRR, from the coding sequence ATGTCGATCTGGACTCGCATAGGCGATATTGTTTCGCGCGTTTCGGGAACCGCTCTCTCCAATGCGCTGGAGGCGGTGCGCACGCTCTTTGCCGGCGATCCGGAATTGAGACGCCGCGTGGCGTTTTCGGTCGCCATGATCGCGCTTTCGGCGAAGATGGCCAAGGCCGACGGCATCGTCACCCAGAACGAGATTCGCGCTTTCCGGCAGATTTTCCTGGTGCCGGAGAACGAGGCGCGGAATGTCGCCCGTCTCTACGACATCGCCAAGCAGGATATCGCCGGCTACGAGGTCTATGCCGAGCGGCTGGCAGGCATGTGCGGGTCGGGCCATCCGAATTGTGCCATGCTCGAGGACATCCTCGACGGGCTTTTCCACATCGCCAAGGCGGACGGCATGGTGCATGAACGGGAAGTCGCTTTCCTGCGCCGTATCTCCGAGATTTTCGAGATCAGCCCGGATCATTTCGAGAGCATCCTCGCGCGCCATGCCGATATAGGGGAGGCGGATCCTTACAAGGTGCTGGGTGTCGGGCGCGACGCGAGTTTCGAGGAAATCCGCAAGCATTACCGCCTGCTTGTCCGCGAAAACCACCCAGACCGCGCGATTGCGCGGGGCCTGCCGGAAGAGTTCGTCGCGATCGCCTCGACACGCGTCGCCGCGCTTAACGCCGCCTACGAGGTGATCGAGAAGGGGCGTCGTCGTCGATGA
- a CDS encoding N-acetylmuramoyl-L-alanine amidase codes for MSGFLPDHGGAEVRISPNFGPRRDGKRADAIILHYTGMETGEAAEAWLCNPESEVSSHYLVHEDGRIVQMVREIDRAWHAGASSWHGETDMNSRSVGIEIVNSGHFLGYEDFGDRQIEAVIDLCQGISLRHRVPPERVLAHSDIAPARKADPGEKFPWRRLAASGIGHFVAPAPIREGEALAQGSAGQAVENLQSMLALYGYGVDISGTFDDGTWQAVTAFQRHFRPALVDGIADESTVETLRALLAKLVKNVA; via the coding sequence ATGAGCGGCTTCCTGCCGGACCATGGCGGCGCGGAGGTGCGGATTTCGCCGAATTTCGGCCCCCGCCGCGACGGCAAGCGCGCGGATGCGATCATCCTGCATTATACCGGCATGGAAACCGGCGAGGCGGCGGAAGCGTGGCTGTGCAATCCCGAAAGCGAGGTCTCGTCGCATTATCTCGTACATGAGGACGGGCGCATCGTGCAGATGGTGCGCGAGATCGACCGGGCATGGCATGCAGGCGCCAGTTCCTGGCACGGCGAAACCGACATGAATTCACGCTCGGTCGGCATCGAGATCGTCAATAGCGGCCATTTTCTCGGGTACGAGGACTTCGGAGACCGTCAGATCGAGGCTGTCATCGATCTTTGCCAGGGCATCTCGCTCCGCCATCGCGTGCCGCCCGAGAGGGTACTGGCGCATTCCGATATCGCGCCGGCGCGCAAAGCCGATCCGGGCGAAAAATTCCCGTGGCGCCGCCTTGCCGCATCGGGCATCGGCCATTTCGTCGCGCCTGCGCCGATCCGTGAAGGGGAAGCCCTCGCGCAGGGCAGCGCCGGCCAAGCCGTCGAAAACCTTCAGTCGATGCTGGCGCTCTACGGTTACGGCGTGGATATCAGCGGTACGTTCGATGACGGGACCTGGCAGGCGGTGACGGCGTTCCAGCGTCATTTCCGGCCGGCGCTCGTGGACGGCATCGCGGACGAATCGACGGTGGAAACCTTGCGGGCGCTTCTCGCCAAACTGGTTAAGAACGTCGCCTAA
- a CDS encoding lytic transglycosylase domain-containing protein, with the protein MTRSIAIAVALAAAMTSFAAHAHEAPRDGGRIMAEALAAAQKKEPAAAKAGTHKATKKTASRVVRRERRVAHASKSGHAAKIDRTTTASIKKKESTPRQAMEDRSAQPSVRSTHAYGGIIDRYAAAYGVAPSLARAVIEVESGYNAHKTGLAGEVGLMQIKPSTARMLGYSGSVKQLYSPETNIKWGMKYLGMAQDVGNGTTCGTLLKYNAGHAAKRMNPISAAYCGRVEAALGDAAT; encoded by the coding sequence ATGACACGATCGATCGCAATCGCGGTGGCGCTTGCCGCCGCCATGACGAGTTTTGCCGCCCACGCCCATGAAGCTCCCAGAGACGGCGGAAGGATCATGGCGGAGGCATTGGCGGCCGCGCAGAAGAAAGAACCCGCGGCGGCAAAGGCCGGGACCCACAAGGCCACGAAAAAGACCGCTTCGCGCGTCGTGCGTCGAGAGCGGCGCGTGGCGCATGCGTCAAAGTCCGGCCATGCGGCGAAGATCGACCGTACTACGACCGCCTCGATAAAGAAAAAGGAGTCTACGCCGCGCCAGGCGATGGAGGACCGTTCCGCCCAGCCTTCCGTTCGTTCCACCCACGCCTATGGCGGCATCATCGACCGCTACGCGGCGGCGTACGGCGTTGCGCCATCGCTGGCGCGGGCGGTGATCGAGGTGGAAAGCGGCTACAATGCACACAAGACCGGCCTTGCCGGCGAGGTGGGGCTCATGCAGATCAAACCTTCGACGGCTCGGATGCTCGGCTATTCCGGCAGCGTCAAGCAACTCTACAGTCCCGAAACGAATATCAAGTGGGGCATGAAATATCTCGGCATGGCCCAGGACGTCGGCAATGGCACGACCTGCGGAACGCTGCTCAAGTACAATGCCGGCCATGCAGCCAAACGCATGAACCCCATATCGGCCGCCTATTGCGGGCGCGTGGAAGCGGCGCTCGGCGACGCAGCGACGTAA
- a CDS encoding type II toxin-antitoxin system ParD family antitoxin, protein MSTVDKRSVTLSPELAAEVDEAVAAGEYASASEVVRDALRQWKERRDLFGYTLEELRALVQDGIDSGPPPDGPSTMEALKQKARLRMESARKRS, encoded by the coding sequence ATGTCGACGGTGGATAAAAGGAGCGTCACGCTTTCGCCGGAGCTCGCCGCAGAGGTGGACGAGGCGGTCGCCGCCGGCGAATACGCTTCAGCGAGCGAGGTCGTCCGCGACGCGCTGCGCCAATGGAAGGAGCGGCGCGACCTGTTCGGCTATACGCTGGAGGAACTGCGCGCGCTGGTGCAGGATGGCATCGACAGCGGACCGCCGCCCGATGGCCCCTCAACGATGGAAGCACTGAAGCAGAAGGCTCGCCTGCGTATGGAGAGCGCCAGAAAGCGGAGTTAA
- a CDS encoding cystathionine gamma-lyase has translation MKKSPEKRAAEAAHLRQRELAKGDPVALPLTMASMYHLPGDPTGVRQYGRFDNPTREAVEKLLGHLEDAEALAFPSGMGAISAVFFSLLKAGDRILLPSDGYYTTRVLAERFLNKLGVTHDLRPTASFGEGGFGGYRLVFIETPSNPGLDICDIAAVASEAHAAGAVVLADNTTMTPLGQRPLDLGADVVVAADTKAPNGHSDALFGHVASHDAEIMKAVAEWRKLSGAIPGPFEAWLVHRGLETLEVRFDRMCSTAELLAPRLAAHPAVKALRYPGLDGDPSHNLARAQMERFGFMIGLTLKSEAAAERFINGCALLQPATSFGGIHSSAERRARWGDAVEPGFVRLSVGCEPAEDLWEALQAALEKR, from the coding sequence ATGAAGAAATCGCCGGAAAAGCGCGCGGCCGAGGCGGCGCATCTGAGGCAGCGTGAACTCGCCAAAGGCGACCCGGTCGCCCTGCCGCTGACCATGGCCTCGATGTACCACCTGCCGGGCGATCCGACGGGCGTCCGGCAATATGGCCGTTTCGACAATCCGACCCGGGAGGCCGTCGAAAAACTGCTCGGCCATCTGGAGGACGCCGAGGCGCTCGCCTTCCCTTCCGGCATGGGGGCGATCTCGGCGGTTTTCTTTTCGCTGCTCAAGGCGGGCGACCGCATCCTGCTCCCTTCGGACGGCTATTACACGACGCGCGTGCTTGCCGAGCGGTTTCTGAATAAACTCGGCGTCACCCATGACCTTCGACCGACCGCCTCCTTCGGCGAGGGTGGCTTCGGCGGCTATCGGCTGGTCTTCATCGAGACACCGTCCAATCCCGGCCTCGATATCTGCGACATCGCCGCCGTGGCTTCCGAAGCGCACGCCGCCGGTGCCGTGGTCCTGGCCGACAACACCACCATGACGCCGCTCGGCCAGCGCCCGCTCGACCTTGGCGCGGACGTGGTGGTAGCCGCCGACACCAAGGCACCGAACGGCCATTCCGACGCGCTTTTCGGCCATGTCGCCAGCCACGACGCGGAAATCATGAAAGCGGTCGCCGAATGGCGGAAGCTTTCCGGCGCCATTCCCGGTCCGTTCGAGGCGTGGCTGGTCCATCGCGGGCTGGAGACGCTGGAGGTGCGGTTTGACCGCATGTGCTCGACGGCGGAACTTCTTGCGCCGCGCCTTGCCGCGCACCCGGCCGTGAAGGCGCTACGCTACCCCGGCCTCGACGGCGATCCCTCGCACAATCTGGCCCGAGCCCAGATGGAGCGTTTCGGCTTCATGATCGGCTTGACGCTCAAATCGGAAGCGGCGGCAGAGCGCTTCATCAATGGCTGCGCGCTCCTCCAGCCCGCCACCTCCTTCGGCGGCATACACAGTTCGGCCGAACGCCGCGCCCGCTGGGGCGACGCCGTCGAGCCCGGCTTCGTCAGGCTGTCGGTCGGCTGCGAGCCGGCGGAGGACCTATGGGAAGCACTTCAGGCGGCACTCGAGAAACGATAA
- the mraZ gene encoding division/cell wall cluster transcriptional repressor MraZ, which produces MDRFLSSAVNRIDAKGRVSVPAHFRSVLQKRGYQELYALRTLDTPSMDVGGPDLLDRYEARIAAEDPLTGTADDISFFCHGDGTFLKLDQDGRIIVTDFIREHTGIGTEVAFLGRGNFFQIWEPERLRAHGAAVRARLTRLRQSAARARQAGESE; this is translated from the coding sequence ATGGATCGCTTTCTCTCCAGCGCCGTGAACCGCATCGACGCCAAGGGCCGCGTCTCGGTGCCTGCGCATTTCCGTTCGGTGCTTCAAAAGCGCGGTTATCAGGAGCTCTATGCGCTGCGGACGCTGGATACGCCGTCGATGGATGTCGGCGGGCCGGATCTGCTCGACCGCTACGAGGCGAGGATCGCGGCGGAGGATCCGCTTACCGGTACCGCGGACGACATTTCCTTTTTCTGCCATGGCGACGGGACCTTCCTGAAACTCGATCAGGACGGGCGTATCATTGTGACGGATTTCATCCGCGAGCATACCGGGATCGGGACGGAAGTGGCTTTTCTGGGTCGCGGCAATTTCTTCCAGATATGGGAGCCGGAGCGGCTGCGCGCGCATGGCGCGGCGGTCCGCGCGCGGCTCACCCGGCTTCGGCAATCGGCCGCCAGGGCAAGGCAGGCTGGAGAATCGGAATGA
- the rsmH gene encoding 16S rRNA (cytosine(1402)-N(4))-methyltransferase RsmH, whose translation MTAGPGGTSDAGGGPARHIPVLLSEVLEMLQPAAGKVIVDGTFGAGGYTRALLDIGANVVAIDRDPDAIAAGRSLEAGSDGRLRLVEAPFSRLDECTDGPVDGVVLDIGVSSMQLDEAERGFSFRHDGPLDMRMAQAGLAAADVVNTFKVGDLTRIFGILGEERHAGRIARMIERRRADRLFTTTRDLAQSIEALVGNNSKDRIHPATRVFQALRIFVNDELGELAAALFAAEHILKPGGRLAVVSFHSLEDRIVKRFLTDRSAAAAISRHLPAQTAAPATFDKPARVVTASEEEIAQNPRARSAKLRGAVRTAEPARPADPSIFALPRLPEPRLTAER comes from the coding sequence ATGACGGCAGGCCCCGGCGGTACGTCAGACGCCGGTGGCGGACCGGCCCGCCACATTCCGGTTCTCCTTTCCGAAGTCCTTGAAATGCTCCAGCCAGCCGCCGGCAAGGTGATTGTCGACGGAACCTTCGGGGCCGGGGGCTATACGCGCGCGCTGCTCGACATCGGCGCCAACGTCGTTGCCATCGATCGCGACCCGGACGCCATTGCCGCCGGCCGGTCGCTCGAAGCCGGCTCGGACGGACGGTTGCGGTTGGTTGAGGCTCCGTTCTCCCGTCTGGACGAATGCACGGACGGTCCGGTGGACGGCGTCGTTCTCGATATCGGCGTTTCCTCCATGCAACTGGACGAGGCGGAGCGCGGCTTTTCCTTCCGCCATGACGGGCCGCTCGACATGCGCATGGCGCAGGCGGGGCTCGCAGCCGCCGATGTCGTCAACACATTCAAGGTCGGCGATCTCACACGCATATTCGGCATTCTCGGCGAGGAGCGTCACGCCGGCCGCATCGCTCGCATGATCGAAAGGCGGCGTGCCGACCGACTTTTCACGACGACCCGCGATCTGGCGCAGTCGATCGAGGCTCTGGTCGGCAACAATTCGAAGGACAGGATTCATCCGGCGACGCGCGTCTTCCAGGCGCTCAGGATCTTCGTGAACGACGAGCTCGGCGAACTGGCGGCGGCGCTCTTCGCCGCCGAGCATATCCTGAAGCCGGGCGGGCGACTCGCCGTCGTCTCCTTCCATTCGCTGGAGGACCGCATCGTCAAGCGCTTCCTTACGGACCGTTCGGCGGCCGCCGCCATATCCCGTCACCTGCCCGCACAAACGGCAGCCCCGGCGACCTTCGACAAGCCGGCCCGTGTCGTCACGGCCTCCGAAGAGGAGATCGCGCAAAACCCGCGCGCGCGTTCGGCGAAGCTCAGGGGTGCGGTTCGCACAGCCGAGCCGGCACGTCCCGCCGATCCGTCCATCTTTGCATTGCCGAGGCTGCCAGAGCCTCGGCTCACGGCCGAGAGGTAG
- the ftsL gene encoding cell division protein FtsL: protein MFRTTDAVLIAVMVAAAAYTYQVKRGAEDQLDAINQTKTRIRLEKETIDLLKADWALLSRPGRLQKLVDVYQDQLQLKPVQADQIATLDDLPMRPPSPPDSGVAVARNGTDGIVTGGVKP from the coding sequence GTGTTCCGTACCACAGATGCCGTTCTCATCGCCGTCATGGTCGCCGCCGCCGCATATACCTATCAGGTCAAGCGCGGGGCGGAGGACCAGCTCGACGCGATCAACCAGACCAAGACCCGAATCCGGCTCGAAAAGGAAACGATCGATCTCCTCAAGGCCGACTGGGCCCTCCTGTCGCGGCCGGGCCGGCTGCAGAAACTGGTCGATGTCTATCAGGACCAATTGCAGTTGAAACCGGTCCAGGCCGACCAGATCGCCACGCTGGACGATCTGCCGATGCGGCCGCCGAGCCCGCCCGACAGCGGCGTGGCGGTGGCGCGAAACGGAACCGATGGCATCGTGACCGGCGGGGTGAAGCCATGA